From Pontibacter actiniarum, a single genomic window includes:
- a CDS encoding PQQ-dependent sugar dehydrogenase, which translates to MKTKFSAFAIGLAMTASAALGQDTKPPISASMEGHIFKPAKVPATDERIRRLKVPAGFTVTKFADNLNKPRMLAVHTNGNVYVTDRDKGTVTLLRDTNNDGKADQQQVVATKEGMHGIALRDNKAYLVTVNEVYTADINKDGTLGQLKVIADKLPDGGQHANRTLAFGPDGMLYVSVGSTCNACEETSKESATLLQMKPDGSGRRVYATGLRNTIGFDWHPQTKELYGFDHGIDWLGDTTQQEELNKLVEGGNYGWPYVFENGRPNLADEPPKGMSWEAYARKTMFPEMTYTAHSAPLDMIFYNGSQFPQEYQGDAIVTLHGSWNRSEPVGYKVVRLHFENGKPKQFEDLVTGFLVNNNREQFGRVVGLATHTDGSLLFTDDDNGVIYRLAYTGNKK; encoded by the coding sequence ATGAAAACGAAATTTTCCGCATTCGCCATTGGCCTGGCCATGACTGCCTCGGCCGCTCTGGGGCAGGACACCAAGCCGCCGATCAGCGCCTCCATGGAGGGGCACATCTTTAAACCAGCCAAAGTGCCTGCCACCGATGAGCGCATACGCCGGTTAAAAGTACCCGCCGGCTTTACCGTGACCAAGTTTGCTGACAACCTGAACAAGCCCCGCATGCTGGCGGTGCACACCAACGGCAACGTGTACGTAACAGACCGCGACAAAGGCACCGTGACCCTGCTCCGCGACACCAACAACGACGGCAAGGCCGACCAGCAGCAGGTAGTAGCCACCAAAGAGGGTATGCACGGCATCGCCCTGCGCGATAACAAGGCCTACCTGGTGACGGTGAACGAGGTGTATACCGCAGATATCAACAAAGACGGCACCCTGGGGCAGCTAAAGGTCATCGCGGACAAGCTTCCGGATGGCGGCCAGCACGCTAACCGCACCTTGGCTTTCGGCCCGGACGGGATGCTGTACGTATCGGTGGGGAGTACCTGCAACGCCTGCGAGGAGACCAGCAAAGAAAGCGCCACGCTGCTGCAGATGAAGCCGGACGGCTCCGGACGCCGCGTTTACGCCACCGGCCTGCGCAACACCATCGGGTTTGACTGGCACCCACAGACGAAAGAGCTCTACGGCTTCGACCACGGCATAGACTGGCTCGGCGACACCACCCAGCAGGAAGAGCTGAACAAACTGGTAGAGGGCGGCAACTATGGCTGGCCTTACGTGTTCGAGAACGGCCGCCCTAACCTGGCCGATGAACCGCCGAAAGGCATGAGTTGGGAAGCGTATGCCAGGAAAACAATGTTCCCGGAGATGACCTACACCGCCCACAGCGCCCCACTGGACATGATCTTCTACAACGGCTCGCAGTTTCCGCAGGAGTACCAAGGGGATGCGATTGTTACGCTGCACGGCTCTTGGAACCGCAGCGAGCCCGTGGGATATAAAGTCGTGCGCCTGCACTTCGAAAACGGCAAGCCCAAACAGTTCGAGGACCTGGTTACCGGTTTCCTGGTGAACAACAACAGGGAGCAGTTTGGGCGTGTAGTAGGCCTGGCAACGCATACAGACGGCTCTTTGCTCTTTACCGATGATGACAACGGCGTGATCTACCGCCTGGCCTACACCGGCAACAAAAAGTAG
- a CDS encoding TonB-dependent receptor: protein MSLPLRYYTPVLLLFLFLMPQVLQAQELFTGYVLDAASEQPLEGVTVTASTGEQGISNGSGYFSLATAAAPKRIVFSYLGYKTEAVANPPAGRELRVLLAPDAASLQEVVITGYETNRPLLQTAGAVSLIEREVIERFDESSIVRAVNTVPGVRMEERAPASYRLSIRGSTLRSPYGVRNVKVYYNGIPFTEANGTTALNLLDAANIGRVEVLKGPTASIYGAGTGGTVLLEPRRPLPGEKALEVGTTVGSYGFRRYTATAGVGAEKSSLLVQYTRQRYDGYRAQSAIDRDVLLLSSEFRPSEKRTVSANLLYSNLYYELPGGLTLEQYEQDPRQARGGQFGSEAQNASLDLEGVNVGLKQEYRFNERFRNTTALYGLHKFKDNPFNTDYERNTSQEFGGRTSFAYDAQLGSVGATFTAGGEFQRGFEAARTYDNNAGTPGGLRTDDEVIAKAGFVFAQAEFELPAGFIATAALSLNDTRYDITRLQQASSGDYKYKKDFEAVLSPRVALLKQLSDQVTVHASVSSGFSPPTEEEILTSDGQLNEGLEAEKGTNYEAGVRGFMLADKLSFDVVGFYFRLKETIVSRQDVSSVAVFRNVGSTDQKGVETSIGYTLLDEPAQPLSLLKVWGSYTYSHFRFDEYQQGETDLSGNELTGVAPHAATAGLDLSTRFGAYLNLTANYVDDIPLNDANTVYADSHVVAGARLGLKRQLGNSLGLEVFGGVDNLTDEKYSLGNDLNAFGGRYFQPAPARNYYGGIRLKYAL from the coding sequence ATGAGCTTACCATTACGCTACTACACCCCCGTACTTTTACTGTTTCTGTTTTTGATGCCGCAGGTGCTGCAGGCCCAGGAGCTGTTTACCGGCTATGTGCTGGATGCCGCCTCTGAGCAGCCGCTGGAGGGAGTTACCGTTACCGCCAGCACGGGGGAGCAAGGCATCAGTAACGGGAGCGGCTACTTCAGCCTTGCTACCGCAGCAGCTCCCAAGCGCATCGTCTTTAGCTACCTGGGTTACAAAACGGAGGCGGTGGCGAACCCGCCGGCAGGCCGGGAACTGCGGGTGCTGCTGGCGCCGGATGCTGCCAGCCTGCAGGAGGTGGTAATTACCGGCTACGAAACAAACCGCCCGCTGCTGCAAACAGCCGGGGCCGTGAGCCTGATTGAGCGGGAGGTGATCGAGCGGTTTGATGAAAGCTCCATCGTGCGGGCCGTGAACACGGTGCCCGGCGTGCGGATGGAGGAGCGCGCCCCCGCCAGCTACCGGCTCTCCATCCGCGGAAGCACCCTGCGCTCCCCCTACGGTGTCCGAAACGTGAAAGTATACTACAACGGCATTCCCTTTACGGAGGCCAACGGCACGACAGCGCTGAACCTGCTCGACGCGGCCAACATCGGCAGGGTCGAAGTTCTCAAAGGGCCAACGGCCAGTATCTATGGTGCAGGCACAGGAGGTACCGTGTTGCTGGAGCCGCGCCGCCCCCTGCCCGGAGAGAAAGCCTTGGAAGTGGGCACGACAGTGGGCTCGTATGGCTTTAGGCGCTACACCGCCACTGCAGGAGTGGGGGCGGAAAAAAGCAGCCTGCTGGTGCAGTACACGCGGCAGCGGTACGACGGCTACCGGGCCCAGTCGGCCATAGACCGCGATGTGCTGTTGCTTTCCTCTGAGTTCAGGCCGTCTGAGAAGCGCACCGTCTCTGCCAACCTCCTTTACTCAAATCTATACTATGAGCTGCCGGGCGGTTTAACGTTGGAGCAGTACGAACAGGACCCGCGGCAGGCGCGCGGGGGGCAGTTCGGGAGCGAGGCACAAAACGCTTCGCTTGACCTGGAAGGGGTAAACGTGGGGCTGAAGCAGGAATACCGCTTTAATGAGCGTTTCAGAAACACTACCGCCCTCTACGGGCTGCACAAGTTTAAGGACAACCCCTTCAACACAGACTATGAGCGCAACACCAGTCAGGAGTTTGGCGGGCGCACCAGCTTTGCCTACGATGCGCAACTGGGAAGTGTAGGCGCCACTTTTACAGCAGGCGGCGAGTTTCAGCGCGGCTTTGAGGCGGCGCGCACCTATGATAACAACGCTGGCACCCCCGGTGGCCTCCGCACCGATGATGAGGTGATAGCCAAGGCGGGCTTTGTGTTTGCCCAGGCCGAGTTTGAGCTGCCTGCCGGTTTTATTGCCACTGCTGCCCTGAGCCTGAATGACACCCGGTATGATATTACGCGCCTGCAGCAGGCAAGCAGCGGAGACTACAAGTATAAAAAGGACTTTGAGGCCGTACTTTCGCCGCGCGTGGCCCTGCTGAAGCAGCTGAGCGACCAGGTGACCGTGCATGCCAGCGTCAGTTCCGGCTTCTCACCGCCCACCGAAGAAGAGATTCTTACTTCTGACGGGCAGCTGAACGAGGGCCTGGAGGCGGAGAAGGGCACGAACTATGAAGCAGGCGTGCGCGGTTTTATGCTGGCGGATAAGTTGAGCTTTGATGTGGTCGGCTTCTACTTTAGGCTGAAGGAAACAATTGTGAGTCGGCAGGATGTGTCGAGTGTGGCGGTGTTCCGCAACGTGGGCAGCACAGATCAGAAGGGCGTTGAGACAAGTATAGGCTATACTTTGCTGGATGAGCCGGCACAGCCCCTGAGCCTGCTGAAAGTATGGGGCAGCTACACCTACAGCCATTTCCGTTTTGATGAGTACCAGCAAGGCGAAACAGACCTGTCCGGAAACGAACTGACCGGTGTAGCCCCGCACGCCGCTACGGCAGGCCTCGACCTGAGCACCCGTTTCGGCGCGTACCTCAACCTGACGGCAAACTACGTGGACGACATCCCGCTAAACGATGCGAACACGGTGTACGCTGACAGCCATGTAGTAGCCGGAGCAAGGCTGGGGCTAAAGCGGCAGTTGGGGAACAGCCTTGGGCTGGAGGTGTTCGGCGGCGTAGACAACCTGACGGATGAGAAGTACAGCCTCGGCAATGATCTGAACGCTTTTGGAGGCCGCTACTTTCAGCCTGCCCCGGCCCGCAATTACTACGGGGGCATTCGCCTGAAGTATGCCTTGTAG
- a CDS encoding DUF4136 domain-containing protein codes for MNSRMKVSHLYTILLLLFTLAGCARIAPETSYSYIPNVNFREYSSFDWYKAEVPKPIAGGAGTQFNLLLDQNIKEAIASELVKEGVRPELDDPDIVVAYDIAVDTSLVENAGYSFPSSMGYGYSYWYGYRHRYSPEGMPNFRPIQAYPPGTVVVDIINPRTNQLLWRGAAFANFDPTSLELDEERISLVVAEIMSQFPPTPDITR; via the coding sequence ATGAACAGTAGAATGAAAGTAAGCCACCTGTATACGATTCTGCTCCTGTTATTCACGCTAGCCGGCTGTGCCCGAATCGCGCCAGAGACATCGTACTCCTACATCCCCAACGTTAACTTCCGGGAATACTCCTCTTTTGACTGGTACAAGGCAGAGGTGCCCAAGCCTATAGCCGGCGGGGCAGGCACACAGTTCAACCTGCTGCTGGACCAGAACATAAAGGAGGCCATCGCCAGTGAGTTGGTGAAGGAGGGCGTCAGGCCAGAGCTAGACGACCCTGACATTGTAGTGGCCTACGACATAGCTGTTGATACCAGCCTGGTAGAAAACGCCGGCTACTCTTTCCCGAGCAGCATGGGCTACGGCTACAGCTATTGGTACGGCTACCGCCACCGCTACTCTCCGGAAGGCATGCCCAACTTCCGGCCGATACAGGCCTACCCGCCGGGCACAGTGGTCGTGGATATCATTAACCCCCGCACCAATCAGCTGCTTTGGCGCGGCGCCGCTTTTGCAAACTTCGACCCCACGTCTCTGGAGCTGGACGAGGAGCGGATAAGCCTTGTTGTGGCGGAGATTATGTCGCAGTTCCCTCCTACGCCGGATATTACGCGCTAA
- a CDS encoding DUF4136 domain-containing protein yields the protein MKRTTASIHLLLGLCFLLLAGCAPSVQVATDYDRSANFGQFQTFSFFQDRPSEPRDAAVNFDTSLDLYLRNAIRQSLGNQGLRFDTTNPDLKVAYDVTVNTETEVNTNYAYAPGFGYGYSYWYGYRYNYGFNRFPTTYRTVNQYKEGTVVVDLINPDTNELVWRGVGEAAVDMSGGIEQEKINTIVSNILQKYPPNRQQ from the coding sequence ATGAAACGAACAACCGCATCTATACACCTGCTGCTGGGGCTGTGCTTTCTGCTGCTGGCAGGCTGTGCCCCCTCTGTACAGGTAGCCACAGACTATGACCGATCGGCTAACTTCGGCCAGTTCCAGACCTTCAGCTTCTTTCAGGACCGACCGTCGGAACCGCGCGATGCCGCCGTTAACTTTGATACTTCGCTGGACCTGTACCTGCGCAACGCCATTCGCCAGTCGCTGGGCAACCAGGGCCTGCGCTTCGACACTACCAACCCGGATTTGAAAGTGGCCTACGACGTAACCGTGAACACCGAAACGGAGGTGAACACCAACTATGCCTACGCTCCGGGCTTTGGCTACGGCTACAGCTACTGGTACGGCTACCGCTACAACTATGGCTTTAACCGCTTCCCTACCACTTACCGCACCGTAAACCAATACAAAGAGGGAACCGTGGTGGTGGACCTGATCAACCCGGACACCAACGAGCTTGTGTGGCGCGGCGTCGGCGAAGCGGCCGTGGACATGTCGGGCGGCATTGAGCAGGAGAAGATCAACACCATCGTCTCAAACATTCTGCAGAAATACCCGCCCAACAGGCAACAGTAA
- the gcvP gene encoding aminomethyl-transferring glycine dehydrogenase — protein MIFKTKPADVFKERHNGPDKEQMQDMLRTIGVETLDQLIEETVPAAIRLKKPLNLPAALSEKDFLNKFSQIAKQNKVYKSYIGLGYNDTIMPPVILRNIMENPGWYTAYTPYQAEIAQGRLEALINYQTMVMDLTGMEIANASLLDEGTAAAEAMAMFFSQRKGTRKNATRFFVSNQVLPQTIDILLTRATPLDIELVIGDHREANLQDETLFGAIVQYPAADGAIFDYTDFISKAHEQGMMVAVAADILSLTLLTPPGEMGADAVVGTTQRFGVPMGFGGPHAGYFATRDAFKRVIPGRIIGVSVDAAGNKAYRMALQTREQHIRREKATSNICTAQVLLAVIAGMYAVYHGPRRLKYIGLNTHALAQQLENGLKALGFAQQNEQYFDTLKVVVESADMQQAIRKEAEAAGINFRYFDSTNIGISINQNTDLQDVKAILAVFAKVAGKSADVLNIDTLPEDTDVTWADSLIRKSAYMEQEVFNRHHSEHEILRYMKHLENKDISLVHSMISLGSCTMKLNATAEMIPVTWPEIGQLHPFAPADQTQGYKQIFTDLEAWLCEITGFDGVSLQPNSGAQGEYAGLMVIRAYHESRGEGHRNISLIPSSAHGTNPASAVMAGMKVVIVKCDEKGNIDVADLRAKAEQYKNELSCLMVTYPSTHGVYEESIIEICQIIHDNGGRVYMDGANMNAQVGLTSPATIGADVCHLNLHKTFCIPHGGGGPGVGPIGVVADLVPFLPGHAVVKTGGDTAIHAVSAAPWGSASILPISYAYIAMMGGEGLTEATKVAILNANYIKARLEKHYPVLYVGKNGRCAHEMILDCREFKKAGVEVEDIAKRLMDYGFHAPTVSFPVAGTLMVEPTESEAQEELDRFCDVMISIREEIREVEEGKADQKNNVLKNAPHTARVVMVENWDRPYSREKAVFPMPYLRDSKVWPTVSRIDSAYGDRNLVCSCAPIEAYNENNNEMVAVG, from the coding sequence ATGATTTTTAAAACCAAACCTGCGGATGTATTTAAGGAGCGCCACAACGGCCCCGACAAAGAGCAGATGCAGGACATGCTACGCACGATTGGCGTAGAAACGCTGGACCAACTGATCGAGGAAACTGTACCGGCCGCTATCCGCCTCAAGAAGCCGCTTAACCTGCCTGCAGCTCTCTCTGAGAAAGACTTCCTGAACAAGTTCTCTCAGATCGCCAAGCAGAACAAAGTATATAAGTCGTACATCGGCCTTGGCTACAACGACACCATTATGCCACCGGTTATACTTCGTAACATTATGGAGAACCCGGGCTGGTATACTGCCTACACCCCTTACCAGGCGGAGATTGCCCAGGGCCGACTGGAGGCGCTGATCAACTACCAGACCATGGTGATGGACCTGACCGGCATGGAGATCGCCAACGCGTCGCTGCTGGACGAGGGAACTGCCGCAGCGGAGGCCATGGCCATGTTCTTCTCGCAGCGCAAAGGCACCCGCAAAAACGCCACGCGCTTCTTTGTATCCAACCAGGTGCTGCCACAGACCATTGATATCCTGCTGACCCGAGCCACACCGCTGGATATAGAGCTGGTGATAGGAGACCACCGGGAGGCGAACCTGCAAGACGAAACACTTTTTGGCGCTATTGTGCAGTATCCGGCTGCCGACGGTGCCATTTTTGATTATACAGACTTCATCTCTAAAGCGCATGAGCAGGGAATGATGGTAGCCGTTGCTGCCGACATTCTTTCTCTGACGCTGCTGACACCTCCGGGTGAGATGGGTGCGGATGCCGTGGTAGGAACTACGCAGCGTTTTGGCGTACCGATGGGCTTTGGCGGTCCGCACGCGGGTTATTTTGCTACGCGCGATGCCTTTAAGCGTGTGATCCCGGGCCGTATTATCGGTGTATCGGTGGATGCGGCAGGCAACAAGGCGTACCGCATGGCCCTGCAGACGCGCGAGCAGCACATCCGCCGCGAGAAAGCAACGTCTAACATCTGTACTGCCCAGGTACTGCTGGCCGTTATCGCTGGTATGTACGCCGTTTACCACGGCCCTCGCCGCCTGAAGTACATCGGCCTGAACACGCATGCACTGGCGCAGCAGCTGGAGAACGGCCTGAAAGCGCTGGGCTTTGCGCAGCAAAACGAGCAGTACTTCGATACGCTGAAAGTAGTAGTAGAGAGCGCCGACATGCAGCAGGCGATCCGCAAGGAGGCTGAGGCAGCCGGCATTAACTTCCGCTACTTCGACAGCACCAACATCGGTATCTCCATCAACCAAAATACCGACCTGCAGGACGTGAAAGCTATACTTGCCGTTTTCGCGAAAGTGGCCGGTAAATCTGCGGATGTGCTGAACATCGACACCCTTCCGGAAGACACAGACGTAACCTGGGCCGATAGCCTGATTCGCAAGAGCGCGTACATGGAGCAGGAAGTGTTTAACAGACACCACTCGGAGCACGAGATCCTGCGCTACATGAAGCACCTGGAGAACAAGGATATCTCTTTGGTTCACTCTATGATCTCCCTGGGCTCCTGCACCATGAAACTGAACGCGACGGCCGAGATGATCCCGGTGACCTGGCCTGAGATTGGGCAGCTGCACCCGTTTGCCCCAGCCGACCAGACGCAGGGCTACAAGCAGATCTTCACTGACCTGGAGGCCTGGCTGTGCGAGATAACTGGTTTTGACGGTGTATCGCTGCAGCCAAACTCTGGCGCACAAGGCGAGTACGCTGGCCTGATGGTGATCCGCGCGTACCACGAGTCTCGCGGCGAAGGACACAGAAACATTTCCCTGATCCCGTCTTCTGCACACGGCACAAACCCGGCTTCTGCGGTTATGGCCGGCATGAAAGTGGTTATCGTGAAGTGCGATGAGAAAGGCAACATCGACGTGGCAGACCTGCGCGCGAAAGCAGAGCAGTATAAAAATGAGCTGTCCTGCCTGATGGTGACCTACCCGTCTACCCACGGGGTGTATGAGGAAAGCATCATCGAGATCTGCCAGATCATACACGATAACGGCGGGCGCGTGTACATGGACGGCGCAAACATGAACGCACAGGTTGGCCTGACTTCTCCGGCTACCATCGGTGCCGATGTTTGCCACCTGAACTTACACAAGACCTTCTGCATCCCTCACGGCGGCGGCGGACCTGGCGTTGGCCCTATCGGTGTGGTAGCGGACCTGGTGCCGTTCCTGCCAGGCCATGCCGTTGTAAAAACCGGTGGCGACACGGCGATTCACGCAGTTTCTGCGGCCCCTTGGGGTTCTGCCTCTATCCTGCCGATCTCGTACGCGTACATCGCCATGATGGGCGGCGAAGGTTTGACAGAGGCCACAAAAGTAGCCATCCTGAACGCCAACTATATTAAGGCGCGCCTGGAGAAACACTACCCGGTGCTGTACGTGGGCAAGAACGGCCGTTGCGCACACGAGATGATTCTCGACTGCCGTGAGTTCAAAAAAGCAGGCGTTGAGGTAGAGGATATCGCCAAGCGTTTGATGGACTACGGCTTCCACGCACCGACGGTATCGTTCCCGGTGGCCGGCACGCTGATGGTAGAGCCGACAGAATCGGAGGCACAGGAAGAGTTGGATAGATTCTGCGATGTGATGATCTCCATCCGTGAAGAGATTCGCGAGGTGGAAGAAGGCAAAGCCGACCAGAAGAACAACGTGCTGAAGAATGCGCCGCACACTGCCAGAGTGGTGATGGTAGAGAACTGGGATCGCCCTTACTCGCGCGAGAAAGCCGTGTTCCCGATGCCTTACCTGCGCGACAGCAAAGTATGGCCTACCGTGAGCCGCATCGACAGCGCCTACGGCGACCGCAACCTGGTTTGCTCTTGCGCACCGATTGAGGCATACAACGAGAATAACAACGAAATGGTAGCAGTAGGATAA
- a CDS encoding NAD(P)-dependent oxidoreductase, with protein MRKLKIGIIKEGKVPVDKRVPLTPKKCQEALQEFPEMEIAVQPSDIRCFTDEEYCELQIPLQEDLRDCDVLMGVKEVPTEQLIPDKTYLFFSHTIKEQPQNAKLLRAVLDKNITLIDYELLKTTDGQRVVAFGRYAGIVGAYNGILTYGKKHELFNLKPAYLCHEMEDMQEEYFKVKLPPIKIAVTGGGRVAGGAMEVLDKMEIRKVSVFDFLYKQFTEPVYAQLHSGDYNARPDVEVWDSPDFYANPHLYKSTFRKFTRVTDLLMACAYWDPRAPKLFTEEDARQPDFKIDTIADITCDVNGSIPATKRSTTITSPAYDYNPTTGELEEAYARPDNITIMAVDNLPCELPRNASRDFGRHLIDNVFPHFFNGDEEGILKRATIAKGGKLTERYSYLQGYADSAATNKEKQAAV; from the coding sequence ATGCGCAAACTAAAGATCGGCATCATAAAAGAGGGTAAAGTTCCTGTGGATAAACGGGTGCCCTTGACGCCTAAAAAGTGCCAGGAGGCGCTGCAGGAGTTTCCGGAAATGGAGATTGCGGTGCAGCCGAGCGATATCCGCTGTTTTACAGACGAAGAGTACTGCGAGCTGCAGATTCCGCTGCAGGAGGACCTGCGCGATTGCGATGTGCTGATGGGGGTGAAGGAAGTGCCGACGGAGCAGCTCATCCCGGACAAGACCTACCTGTTCTTTTCCCACACAATAAAGGAGCAGCCGCAGAACGCCAAGCTGCTGCGGGCCGTCCTGGACAAAAACATCACACTGATAGACTATGAGCTGCTGAAGACCACTGACGGACAGCGCGTGGTGGCCTTTGGCCGTTACGCAGGTATTGTTGGCGCTTACAACGGCATCCTGACCTATGGCAAGAAGCACGAGCTGTTTAACCTCAAGCCGGCCTACCTGTGCCATGAGATGGAGGACATGCAGGAGGAGTACTTTAAAGTGAAGCTGCCGCCAATAAAGATCGCTGTAACCGGTGGCGGCAGAGTGGCGGGCGGAGCCATGGAAGTGCTGGACAAGATGGAGATACGGAAAGTGAGTGTGTTCGATTTCCTCTACAAGCAGTTCACGGAGCCTGTGTATGCCCAGCTGCACTCCGGCGACTACAACGCCCGCCCCGATGTGGAGGTATGGGACTCGCCGGATTTCTATGCCAACCCACACTTATATAAGAGTACCTTCCGCAAGTTTACCCGGGTTACTGATTTGCTGATGGCCTGCGCTTACTGGGACCCGCGCGCCCCGAAGTTGTTTACAGAGGAAGATGCGCGTCAGCCCGACTTCAAAATAGATACCATTGCCGATATCACCTGCGATGTGAACGGTTCTATTCCTGCAACCAAACGCTCTACTACGATTACCAGCCCCGCTTACGACTACAACCCAACCACCGGAGAACTGGAAGAGGCTTATGCTCGCCCGGACAACATCACCATCATGGCCGTAGACAACCTGCCTTGTGAGTTGCCGCGCAATGCTTCCCGTGATTTTGGCCGGCACCTTATAGATAATGTGTTCCCGCACTTCTTTAACGGAGATGAGGAAGGTATTCTGAAGCGTGCCACCATTGCAAAGGGAGGAAAGCTGACAGAGCGGTATAGTTACCTGCAGGGCTATGCTGACAGTGCAGCCACTAATAAGGAGAAGCAGGCGGCAGTATAG
- the aspA gene encoding aspartate ammonia-lyase yields the protein MSEFRMEHDFLGEMEIPNELYYGIQTARALDNFYITGIPISKEPLFIQAFGYVKKAAAMANRDCGVLKAEVADAICQACDKLIAGEYLDQFVTDMIQGGAGTSVNMNVNEVVANLALEILGHQKGEYQYVHPNNHVNFSQSTNDAYPTAFRLALYRKIESFIESLEALQQAFARKGEEFQTVLKMGRTQLQDAVPMTLGAEFHGFSTTIKEDIQRLNEAKMLICEINMGATAIGTSINAPEGYPAIVTKHLRDLTGIPVVLAEDLIEATCDTGAYVQVSGVMKRSAVKISKICNDLRLLSSGPRTGINEINLPRMQPGSSIMPGKVNPVIPEVVNQTAFYVIGTDMTVTMAAEAGQLQLNVMEPVIAYSLFSSLSFMENACYTLTNKCVVGITANEEICANMVMNSVGIITALNPILGYEESASIAKEALATGKSIHDITVLERGRITQAKWDEVFSVENLIHPRFINS from the coding sequence ATGAGCGAATTTAGAATGGAGCATGACTTTTTGGGAGAGATGGAAATCCCCAATGAGCTCTATTACGGTATTCAGACGGCGCGCGCCTTAGACAACTTCTACATCACCGGCATTCCTATCTCAAAGGAGCCTCTCTTTATACAGGCCTTCGGCTACGTTAAAAAAGCCGCCGCCATGGCTAACCGCGACTGCGGTGTGTTGAAAGCGGAGGTAGCCGACGCCATCTGCCAGGCCTGTGACAAACTTATTGCCGGGGAGTACCTGGACCAGTTTGTGACCGATATGATCCAGGGCGGTGCCGGTACCTCTGTTAACATGAACGTGAACGAGGTGGTGGCAAACTTAGCACTGGAAATTCTCGGCCATCAGAAGGGCGAGTACCAGTACGTGCACCCTAACAACCATGTCAACTTCTCGCAGTCGACCAACGATGCCTACCCTACGGCCTTCCGCCTGGCCCTCTACCGTAAGATTGAAAGCTTTATAGAGAGTCTGGAGGCCCTACAACAGGCTTTCGCACGTAAAGGGGAAGAGTTTCAGACGGTGTTGAAGATGGGTCGCACGCAGCTTCAAGATGCTGTTCCGATGACGCTGGGGGCTGAGTTCCACGGATTCTCGACAACGATAAAAGAAGACATCCAGCGCCTGAATGAGGCCAAAATGCTGATCTGTGAGATTAACATGGGCGCTACGGCCATTGGCACTTCCATTAACGCCCCGGAGGGATACCCAGCGATCGTCACCAAGCACCTGCGCGACTTAACAGGCATCCCTGTTGTACTTGCGGAGGACCTGATTGAGGCAACCTGCGACACGGGTGCCTATGTACAGGTGTCAGGCGTGATGAAACGCTCCGCCGTTAAAATATCGAAGATATGCAACGACCTGCGCCTGCTTTCGTCAGGGCCGCGCACAGGTATTAACGAAATTAACCTGCCACGCATGCAGCCGGGCTCTTCCATTATGCCAGGTAAAGTTAACCCTGTTATACCGGAGGTAGTGAACCAAACTGCTTTTTATGTGATAGGCACTGACATGACCGTTACCATGGCCGCTGAAGCCGGTCAGCTCCAGCTGAACGTGATGGAGCCTGTTATTGCATACAGCCTCTTCAGCTCACTGAGCTTTATGGAGAATGCCTGCTATACCTTAACAAACAAGTGTGTGGTTGGCATTACAGCAAACGAAGAGATCTGTGCGAACATGGTGATGAACAGCGTGGGCATCATTACTGCGCTAAACCCTATCTTAGGCTACGAAGAGTCAGCCTCCATTGCCAAAGAAGCGTTAGCAACAGGTAAGTCAATTCATGATATTACCGTGCTGGAGCGCGGCAGGATTACGCAGGCGAAGTGGGACGAGGTGTTCTCGGTGGAGAACCTAATCCACCCGCGCTTCATCAACAGCTAG